gcccttctctcctttccactaaggcccatgaaggcccaatacttcccccggcgaattcccgtaactctccggtactccgaaaaatacccgaaccactcaaaacctttccgatatgtgaatatagccttccaatatatcgatctttatgtctcgacaaattcaagactcctagtcatgtccgtgatctcatccaggactccgaacaaacttcgtcatcaaatcacataactcataatataaatcgtcatcgaacgttaagcatgcggaccctacgggttcgagaactatgtagacatgaccgagacacatctccggtaaataaccaatagtgaaacctggatgctcatattggctcctacatattctacgaagatctttatcggttaaaccgcataacaacatacgttgttccctttgtcatcggtatattacttgcccgagattttatcgtcggtatcatcatacctagttcaatctcgttcccggcaagtctctttactcgttccataatgcatcatcccgcaactaactcattagtcacattgcttgcaaggcttatagtgatgtgcattactaagaaggcccagagatacctctccgatacacggagacctcctggacagttcgctttgaataaaactcctccagcaaggctcaaccttggttttacattttcctaacaacctataactttcccttgggttctgcagacccgagggtcatctttattttaaaccccccttgggccagtgctcctctgagtgttggtttgAACCGAGTAGACtgtagggccacctcggggaaacttgagggttggttttacttgtaggatgtctcatccggtgtgccctgagaacgacatatgtgcatctcctatcgggatttgtcggcacagtcgagcggtcttgctggtcttgttttaccattgccgaaatgtcttgtaatcgagaTTCTGGGTCTGATCGGGTTGTTCcggaagaaggaatatccttcgttgatcgtgagagcttgtgatgggctaagttgggacacccctgcagggtataaactttcgagagctgcccgcggttatgtggcagatgggaatttgttaatatccgattgtagagaacttgacacttgacttaattaaaataaatcaaccgcgtgtgtagccgtgatggtctcttttcggcggagtgtgggaagtgaacacggtttgggttatgtatgcacgtaaatagtttcaggatcacttcttgatcacttctagctacacgaccgttgcgtagcttctcatcttactcttatttgcgtatgttagccaccatatttgcttagcgcttgctgcagctccacctcattagcttatcctacccataagcttaaatagtcttgatctcgcgggttttgagattgctgagtccgcgtgactcacagatactaccaaaacagttgcaggtgccgatgataccagtgcaggtgatgctaccaaactcaagtgggagttcgacgaggaccttggccgttactatgtttcgtttcctgacaatcagtagtggagccctgttgggacgatcagggatctagcagttgggtttatcttcttttcatttggtttgtccgtagtcggactatgtgtgtattttggatgatgtatgaattatttaagtattgtgtgaagtggcgattgtaagccaactctcttatccctttcttgttcattacatgggattgtgtgaagatgacccttcttgcgactaaaccacaatgcagttatgcctctaagtcgtgcctcgacacgtgggagatatagccgcatcgtgggtgttacaccacgccccctccccttgtccaattcggattgggcaaggggggcgcgcgccacctcccgtggcctgcctcctctcctccactatggcccattaggcccattaactttccaggggggtttcggtaacctcccggtactccgaaaaatcttcGAACTTtttcagaaccattccggtgtccgtatataaccttccattatattaatctttacatctctaccatttcgagattcctcgtcatgtccgtgatctcatccggaactccaaacaaacttcggtcaccaaaacacataactcataatacaaatcgtcatcaaacattaagcgtgcggaccctacgggtttgagaactatgtagacatgaccgagacacatctccggtcaataaccaatagcggaacctggatgctcatattggttcgtacatattctacgaagatctttatcggtcaaaccgcataacaacatatgtcattccctttgtcatcggtatgttacttgcccgagattcaatcatcggtatcatcataccttgttcaatctcgttaccggcaagtctctttactcatttcgtagtgcatcatctcgtaactaactcattagtcacattgcttgcaaggcttatagtgatgtgcactaccgagagggcccagagataccttcccgatactcggagtgacaaatcctaatcccgatctatggcaactcaacaaacaccttcggagacacctgtagagcatctttataatcacccagttacgttgtgacgtttgatagcacacaaggtgttcctcccgtgtacgggagttgcataatctcatagtcagaggaatatgtataagtcatgaagaaagcaataacaataaaactaaatgatcattatgctaagataacggatgagtcttgtccatcacatcattctctaatgatgtgatcccgttcatcaaatgacaacacatgtctatggtcaggaaacttaaccatctttgattaacgagctagtcaagtagaggcatactagggacactctatttgtctatgtattcacacatgtactaagtttccggttaatacaattctagcatgaataataaacatttatcatgatataaggaaatataaataataacttcattattgcctctagggcatatttccttcaaatggaACATGTTTAAGATGTGGTGTCAATGGAGGCAGAGGCAATGAGACGGGATTGTTTACGTATCCAAAGCCTAGGATGCAGCAAGATTTACATACAAACTGATAATTTGACCGTGGTGGAGGCACTGACTaagaatgaaggatattccttgatTGCAGCACCAATTCTCAATGATTGTCGAATTTACTGAAAGAGTTCGGGAATGTCTATATCGATCTTTGCCCTCTCGACCGCGACCGCGTCGCCCCCGCGGGCGGCCGGCCGCGCCTCCCCTCCTTCCCCGCGAGCGTCTCCccactcccctcctcctcctccctgccgCCGTCGCTAGCGCCCGCCACAGGCCTACCCGCGcgacgttggcggcggcggcccccAGCCCTTCCCCATCTAGGGTTTCTCCGGCGCGGGAGGGAGTGGCTCCTAGCGGTGTCTTCAGGCGGCGGTGGTCCTGTGCGGCGGGGGGGCTTCCCATCACGGGCGGCGGCGAGCTTTGGGCGGTGGCGGCGCCGTTGGCGGCGGGGCAGCGCGACAGCGCAGGCTGGCGGTGTCCGCCTGAtccagatctgggcccttcgggCCCCATTTGGGCCGGGGCGGGCCGGCGACAGGCGCGGCGTTGGCTTGGCCctcaggaggcggtggcggcgcatCGGGCTGGTGGCGGTTGGCGGCTCGGCTGCCGGCGTGCAGCAGCGCGGTGGTCAGGGCTTTGCGGTCCCTTATGGGCCCGGCCAGGCCCGGGTGGCCTGGTGTGGCTCGGCTGCAGCATCCGATAGGCAATCCGCGTCGGTTCTGGAGGCAGAGGCCTCCGGCGTGACGACGGTGGAGGCGGTTCCCTCCCATTTGGCACCGGTGCCTCCGTCCGTGCCATCTAGGCGCATCTCGCCTCTGCTCTTTTGACCTCGTCGTGGTGTTCGCAGCAAGACGGCGTGGATGGGTCCAAGACCGTGGTGGCGCGTGCTTGCGGGTGGCAAGATGGTGTGTTGGCTCCGTTCTAGTGGGGGTCGAGGCATGGGGGTGCTGGAGAAATCCCTGCTGGTTCTTCCGGCTCCGACGTGGTGACGCCGATGGGTGCCGCCATTCCTTCTTGAAGGGCGTTGGTGCTACCCCTCCCTCGCTCCCCTTCCGTGTGCCGGCGGAAACCCTAGGACTTGCCCGGACAGTAGTGTCGTTGGCGTCGCATTCCTCCTTGGAGGTGTTGTTTGGTACGCGGCGGTCCGGTGCCATGGCGAGTGGTGGGACGTAGATGGAGGGCGCGGCGGTGGCAGACCATTCGTGCTTGTCGAGTTGCCGTTGTTGgcatttttgtctttttcttttttctttgggctTGATGTGCCGTTTGCCCCGGCAGTTACCTCGTGATCGGTGTTCGTTTATAATATAAAGCGAGGGAAATCCTATTTCGTATCATTGTGCGAGAATGAGAGTCTAATATAGTAGCCCATGAGCTAGCTAGTTTTGGGAGGTGTACTTAGGGTTGGAccaaaagctcgaagctcgcgagcttaATGAGCGCTCGATAGTTTGGCTTGTTAAGCTCATAACTCGCTTCTTAATGAACATAACCAATCATTGATTTTATCTCGTTAGCTAACAAGATTCGCGAGTAGCTCAttaagctcgttagtaacaacacaacaAATATTTCCATCTTACGTGACAAACTTTTTGTAGCACCTCAACCCATCTATTTAATCTAATCAACATATGAGGTAACAAACTACTTCATTTTtttagtcaccatatttcatcttaaaaaccatacctacacattcatcatgtatatcgtaacacattataatctgttaacgagcTCTCGCGGgcgctcacgagcttaacgagccgagccgagcaaggttttctgctcgttaatcttaacgagcttaacgagccgagccttaacgagtacgagcttaacgagccgagttgCTCGTTAGTCCACCCTACGGTGTAATCCACCAACCATGTGGTTGGATACAGCTCCTAGTTTTACAGCGGATGATGTAAGTGCAAGCCAGGAAGGCCTTCCCGTCAAAAAAAAAAGAGCCATCCCTATCCCTATCATTATCTATCCGAATCCCGCCAAGATCCTGGCACCATAGTTTATCAAGTGTAGAGGTGGATGAGCCAACAGCCCACATGCAGCGGCGGCATGGCAACAGCACTAGCAGGCACTTCCGAAATCCTTCTTACCACCGGAATCAGCCACCGTAGACATGACATAAATCGGGAGAAAAGTATGCAAGAATAGAAGCCAGATAAACTTATTTGAATTTTTATTTATATAGCAAACATGTGACTCACCTGGCTTGTCCTGCCAAGTTATTAGGCATACTATCCTAGAAATGTTTTTGTGGTCCCAACAATCCATTGAACACTTCCCTGAGGTGAAGATTAAAAAATGAACTACACAATATCTCAGCCAAAAGAAACTACTGCAAAAAAAAAGGTGGGAAGCAATGTGCTAGAAGAATGAACTAAACAATATTGCAGCCGAGCGAGCAGACCAAATCGGCTTGCTAAATCTGAAGAGCAGAAGCAATAGAATCTGCCAGGCTGAGAATTTCAAACGGCCGTCTGTCCTTGACCGCTTCAACTGTGAGAGGGCACGAGTCGGTAATCCAAAAGTGGCTCAGGGCGTGCTCCGGGCCCTCTGAAATTTTTACAATGACCAACTTGGTAAATATAAtcaagaaaatgcagaacaaattaTTTTTATAACACAAAAGTGCTGAACTAGCAAAAGCTCTTGAAATTTCATTTGTGCAAGGTGCTTCCATCATAGTCATGTACACAGAGGTAACTGTGTGGCACCCTCAGTATTTTTAAGTCCTGCCACAAGACCCTCTTCCAGGGGCCGATTGTATCTAGATATTGGAAGCTAGCACGTGGGCCCTCTGCGGGTCAAGTTCTACATCTGGCCCGCTTGCCAGGACAAATGGAGCATTGTACTCTAGGCTGTTGGCCTCTTCTCGGGCTTGTAAATAACGTTTTCTTCTAGCAATGCATCGAGCCGCAAAGCTTTTGTTGGGTAGTGCTTCCCACAAAGTATTTGAACAAAAGATTTTACTTGCATAAGGAAAGGTTACGGGGCACGATGCATCCTAACTGCCTCAATGGTGAATTAGGATGCGAAGAATATAACATTGGAGTTGAAACCTTATAGGATGGCTGTTTGCGTGAACAATCAAAAGTGGGTTCTCCAAATTTCTTCACTCAAATTGGTGTCTCAAGGTGTTAGGACAAAAAGATATATACATAACATTGGAGTTGAAACATGATGCAGCTACACTGCATCAACAAGAAAGTAGGATGCAAGGAAAATCATAAGATTTTATGTGTCACGGTAGGAACTGGAAGGCTTCTTTCTTTGATATTTTTTAAGGATTTCATCCCATGCAAGCCAAAAGTTGGACAAGTTTGCATCTAGAAGCTGACTTGGCAAAAAGAAGAGAAAATGGTTTTCCCTTTAGGGCGAAGGACATTTCATATGTGAGCTCGTTGGAAAATCAAGAATCCGTTGCTCAGTCAAACATGTATGGTAGGTGAAAGAATAAATGTTTAACAGTGACAAagcaacaaaaaaaaggaaaataggTTTGCCAACCAATTTGACCAGCTGTTCTAATTCGGTCACATGCTATTAAGAGGGTATCAGCTGAGAAAGAAACTAACTTGTTCATAATCATATTATTTGTCTATGAATCTCTGATTCAGGAGCAATAAAGAGAAAACTAATAAAAATACCAAGGGAAACCTTTTAGCATGCTAATATTATGAAGCTAATGACGGGTACATACCTCCATTATCAGGCTTAAATTTCTCCCATGATTTGTTGGGGAAAATGCCATGTGTTACGTATGCACTAACCTTTGCTGCTCCATGAGCAGCCAACACTTTCTGCACAGGAAACTAGTGTTAGTTTACACTCTTGATGAAGTATGGTAAAAATACATAATTGAGATATAAATTTATTCAACCACAAGGACACATGAGTTGAAGATCCACAACTAATCACCAGAATAAAAGGAGATGTTAAGCCATAAACAAATTTCATTACCTGGCATTCAATCAAAGTACCACCAGACTGCACCAAGTCATCCACTATAACAACATGACGGCCTCTAGCATCTCCTTCTTTTATACGCACAATTCTTTGATCACCTTCTCTAACTTTGTTGCATATAATCTATTTCAACACATTTTGCGGAAACAAGTCATTATACAATAAATAGATAAGAATGACAATTTCTGTTCATGTTTAGAGGTGTTAGGACAGAGCATATTTACCATAGGAAAATGTTGGAGTTGCTTATAGAAGCGCTTCCATGCGCCATCATCTGGAAAAGCTATGGCTATCTGAAAAACATATTAAGGAGTGTATCAGACAGATACCATACAACATTGTCAATTAAAACTTGTTTTTCTTCCTTTAACTGGGACTCGAGCGTACTCACGTTATCAGAATCAGGTAGCTCCTGAAGCCtacttttcaacaaggggatgccaCTCTCGAAACATGGTAAGATTGCATCTCCAAAGTAGAATCTCTCCTGATGTATTGTTGAACACAAGTTTACACGTATTTTTTTAAAGGAACAGGTGAAGAACTCAACTGGATGATATGGACGAATTTCACTTACCTGCAAAGCATGAATATCAAAAATCACTAAACTGGTGGGTCCACCTCTGGATATTGGTATGTGTGACAAGCTTCTAGCAAGTGTAAAGGCGGTTGCGACATCTCCTTCGTCTTCCATACGCTCGGAAGTCCCAGTTGGGAAAAATGGCAGTATCAAAGTAAATGAAGCAATGAACAGCTTTGGCAGATTATATATAATCGATATTTGCTCAAATATGACACCAGGCGAGCTGAATGATGCTAAGAAGGCAACATGTCGCCCACGAATGTTCTGGGCATTTGGTATGAACAAATCTGGAAATCCATCGGGAAACTTCCTGAAAAATTGAGCAGAAGTTAACAGGAGACATAAGTTTGGTGTACTTCTACTAACATTAAATAAGTTGCTGCAGATTCAAATTTAAAAGTAAAAAAGTCCTTGTTCCTACCTACTCCTAAATTACCATGATCAGAACATTGCGATGATTTACACTTCCAATTCTACGTCCCTTGATGGTGCCCATGAGCAATCACATATATGCTACTAAATCAGTTTTTGGGCCATAACAGGCGTTTGTGAAAGGAAGTACAGTTTCTACGCGAATTGTAATATAACATGCTTCTGTTGTCCC
The Triticum dicoccoides isolate Atlit2015 ecotype Zavitan chromosome 3A, WEW_v2.0, whole genome shotgun sequence genome window above contains:
- the LOC119268971 gene encoding ribose-phosphate pyrophosphokinase 3, chloroplastic-like, which gives rise to MATAASASASPAALRAKTPAPGAHPSPKSSLAFPWPSPGASASASAAASGRLHASLHLGGVRGVGTANGTGLHVLHPDVKPLAVPKMAGGAGAQKSILLYHCEEMRDLAQQVAARNDDIELCTISWRKFPDGFPDLFIPNAQNIRGRHVAFLASFSSPGVIFEQISIIYNLPKLFIASFTLILPFFPTGTSERMEDEGDVATAFTLARSLSHIPISRGGPTSLVIFDIHALQERFYFGDAILPCFESGIPLLKSRLQELPDSDNIAIAFPDDGAWKRFYKQLQHFPMIICNKVREGDQRIVRIKEGDARGRHVVIVDDLVQSGGTLIECQKVLAAHGAAKVSAYVTHGIFPNKSWEKFKPDNGEGPEHALSHFWITDSCPLTVEAVKDRRPFEILSLADSIASALQI